From a region of the Butyrivibrio sp. AE3004 genome:
- the trpS gene encoding tryptophan--tRNA ligase, which translates to MRKVILTGDRPTGKLHVGHYVGSLRRRVELQNSGEFDDIFIMIADAQALTDNAENPDKVRENVIEVALDYLAVGLDPAKSTLFVQSQIPELTELSFYYMNLVTVSRLQRNPTVKSEIQMRNFETSIPVGFFTYPISQAADITAFKATTVPVGEDQEPMIEQCREIVRKFNSVYGEALVEPNILLPDNAACLRLPGTDGTAKMSKSLGNCIYLSESPEMIKKKVMGMFTDPNHLRVEDPGEVENNPVFIYLDAFAKDEHFAEFAPDYANLDEMKAHYKRGGLGDVKVKKFLNNVLQAELEPIRKRREEFQKDIPYVYDVIKKGSEVAEKVAAETLSDVKKAMRIDYFSDEELIAMQSAKYQVTED; encoded by the coding sequence ATGCGTAAAGTAATACTAACCGGCGACAGACCGACTGGAAAACTTCATGTCGGACACTATGTCGGTTCACTTAGAAGAAGAGTTGAATTGCAGAACTCGGGCGAATTTGACGATATCTTTATTATGATTGCTGACGCCCAGGCTCTTACAGATAACGCAGAGAATCCTGATAAAGTCAGAGAGAATGTGATTGAGGTTGCACTTGATTATCTTGCGGTTGGACTTGATCCCGCAAAAAGTACACTTTTTGTTCAATCTCAGATTCCTGAGCTTACAGAGCTCTCTTTTTACTACATGAATCTTGTGACTGTTTCCAGACTTCAAAGAAATCCTACAGTTAAGTCTGAAATCCAGATGAGAAATTTTGAGACAAGTATTCCTGTTGGATTTTTTACATATCCCATTAGTCAGGCTGCTGACATTACTGCATTTAAAGCAACTACGGTTCCTGTAGGTGAGGATCAGGAACCTATGATTGAGCAGTGCAGAGAAATTGTTCGTAAGTTTAATTCAGTATATGGTGAAGCATTAGTTGAGCCTAATATACTCCTTCCTGATAATGCTGCATGTTTACGTCTTCCGGGTACTGACGGAACTGCCAAAATGAGTAAATCACTTGGAAATTGCATTTACCTTTCCGAATCACCTGAGATGATAAAGAAGAAGGTAATGGGAATGTTTACAGATCCTAACCATTTAAGGGTTGAGGATCCCGGTGAAGTTGAGAATAATCCGGTATTTATCTATTTGGATGCATTTGCTAAGGATGAACATTTTGCTGAATTTGCACCGGATTATGCTAATCTTGATGAGATGAAGGCTCATTATAAGCGAGGCGGACTCGGCGATGTTAAGGTTAAGAAATTCCTGAATAATGTACTTCAGGCCGAGCTCGAGCCTATTAGAAAGCGCAGAGAGGAATTCCAGAAGGATATTCCTTATGTATATGATGTCATAAAGAAAGGCTCAGAGGTAGCAGAAAAAGTTGCCGCAGAGACCTTAAGTGATGTCAAAAAGGCTATGAGAATTGATTACTTCTCTGACGAGGAGCTTATAGCTATGCAATCTGCAAAATATCAGGTAACTGAAGATTAA
- the rho gene encoding transcription termination factor Rho, translating into MREKLETLTLASLRDLAKQNGIKSVTTMKKSELIDALLELDQKQKAEQKAENVEETKAEEAKAEEAKAETSKEDGSKKENIKKENAKHEGQDKRNRKHSSDEKEKSSAKKTVKKKVIVSDNSQNPQNAQNGQNTHPQQNVQNTYNAQGNNENKAVAEVPSESYVKKEITAESNAKKEVPAEDNEIANGIDANGILEVMQDGFGFIRCENYLPGENDVYVAPGMIRKYNLKTGDILKGIARQKKENDKFGALLQLISINGYKPEVAMGRWNFENMTPIFPKEQIVLEHPGCTIAMRIMDMISPIGKGQRGMIVSPPKAGKTTLLKDVALSVKRNNPDIHLIVLLIDERPEEVTDIKESIEGPNAEVIYSTFDELPEHHKRVSEMVIERAKRLVEHNKDVMILLDSITRLTRAYNIVVPPSGRTLSGGLDPAALHMPKRFFGAARKMRQGGSLTILATALVETGSKMDDVIYEEFKGTGNMEMVLDRKMQEKRIFPAINIPKSSTRREDLLLKPDELAAVNALRKGFNGMKADEAVDQCINMFAKTRNNAEFVRMVEKQVARY; encoded by the coding sequence TTGAGAGAAAAATTAGAAACACTCACACTGGCTTCACTTCGTGACCTCGCAAAGCAGAATGGCATTAAGAGCGTCACAACTATGAAAAAGTCAGAACTTATTGATGCGCTTTTAGAACTTGATCAGAAACAGAAGGCAGAACAAAAAGCTGAAAATGTAGAAGAAACAAAGGCAGAAGAAGCAAAGGCAGAAGAAGCAAAGGCAGAAACATCTAAAGAGGACGGTTCCAAAAAGGAGAACATAAAAAAAGAAAACGCTAAACATGAAGGCCAGGATAAAAGGAATCGTAAGCATTCTTCTGATGAGAAGGAAAAGTCATCAGCTAAGAAAACAGTTAAGAAAAAAGTAATTGTTTCCGATAATTCACAGAATCCTCAGAATGCTCAAAACGGTCAGAATACTCATCCTCAGCAGAATGTGCAGAATACATATAATGCTCAGGGGAATAACGAAAACAAAGCGGTAGCTGAGGTTCCTTCAGAATCTTATGTAAAGAAAGAGATAACGGCCGAATCTAATGCAAAAAAAGAAGTGCCTGCAGAAGATAATGAAATTGCAAATGGAATTGATGCAAATGGAATTCTTGAGGTTATGCAGGATGGCTTCGGATTTATAAGATGCGAAAACTATCTTCCGGGTGAAAATGATGTTTATGTAGCTCCCGGTATGATAAGAAAATATAATCTGAAGACCGGGGACATTTTAAAAGGAATAGCCCGTCAAAAGAAAGAAAATGATAAATTTGGCGCGTTACTTCAGCTTATATCAATAAACGGATACAAACCTGAAGTTGCTATGGGAAGATGGAATTTTGAAAATATGACTCCTATTTTCCCAAAAGAACAGATTGTACTTGAACATCCGGGTTGTACGATTGCCATGAGAATCATGGATATGATCTCACCTATCGGTAAAGGTCAGCGTGGTATGATCGTTTCTCCTCCGAAGGCAGGTAAGACAACTCTTTTAAAGGATGTAGCACTTTCGGTTAAGAGAAATAATCCGGATATTCATTTGATCGTACTCCTTATAGACGAACGTCCTGAGGAAGTTACGGATATAAAAGAGAGTATTGAAGGACCCAATGCTGAAGTAATCTATTCAACATTTGATGAGCTACCTGAACATCACAAAAGAGTTTCTGAAATGGTAATTGAGCGTGCTAAACGACTTGTTGAGCACAATAAAGATGTTATGATACTTCTGGATTCCATTACAAGACTTACAAGAGCTTATAATATTGTTGTTCCTCCGTCAGGAAGAACACTTTCAGGTGGCCTTGATCCGGCAGCTTTACATATGCCTAAAAGGTTCTTTGGAGCGGCCAGAAAGATGAGACAGGGCGGTAGCCTTACCATACTTGCTACAGCTCTTGTAGAAACCGGTTCTAAAATGGATGATGTTATTTATGAGGAATTTAAAGGAACCGGCAATATGGAAATGGTTCTTGATAGAAAAATGCAGGAAAAGCGTATATTCCCTGCTATCAATATTCCAAAGTCAAGCACCAGAAGAGAAGACCTTCTCTTAAAGCCGGATGAACTTGCAGCAGTGAACGCACTTCGAAAAGGCTTTAATGGTATGAAGGCCGATGAAGCGGTTGACCAGTGTATCAACATGTTTGCAAAAACACGAAATAATGCTGAATTTGTAAGAATGGTTGAGAAACAGGTCGCAAGATACTAA
- a CDS encoding IS110 family transposase, with the protein MAFKIFRKNCCGLDVHKTWIYACIGITDANGRTEYFEKRFSSFSRGLRELAEWLAKYHCVDVCMESTGKYWIPVFNILEKSCNVVLAHPKYTKPQKGNKTDRKDAKWICDLFMCDMIKPSFIPPADIRHLRDLVRYRFKLICMITGEKNRALNCLTVSNLKLDEVFTDVFGKSSRSITEYILKHPGECFDVTPFVDRRCKHPIEEIQAAVDGAICKEQAIKLRQCLDHIDELEKHKNEIEREIFRVSDPYNDALALIRTVPGLDKNPFTAIQILSEIGGDMSVFPTDKHLVSWAGCCPRNDQSNFKIKSTRISRAGIYLKPVLVQVANALIKSKKHPEITERYRRIKSHRGHKKAIIAICRMLLTAIWHILTDLKPYTPDGYFIQKSVEEKKTLTTAQALNLLKSRGFIIKDDLAEVTS; encoded by the coding sequence TTGGCATTTAAAATCTTTCGAAAGAACTGCTGTGGGCTTGATGTCCACAAAACCTGGATCTATGCATGCATTGGTATTACCGATGCAAATGGCCGCACTGAGTATTTTGAAAAAAGGTTCTCGTCCTTCTCAAGAGGACTGCGTGAACTTGCTGAATGGCTGGCCAAGTATCATTGTGTTGATGTCTGCATGGAATCTACTGGCAAGTACTGGATACCCGTTTTTAATATCCTTGAAAAGTCTTGTAATGTCGTACTTGCCCATCCCAAATATACAAAGCCCCAAAAAGGTAATAAAACCGATCGTAAGGATGCAAAATGGATATGTGACTTATTTATGTGTGACATGATCAAGCCTTCCTTCATTCCGCCAGCTGACATTCGTCATCTTAGAGATCTTGTGAGATACCGTTTCAAGCTTATCTGTATGATCACAGGCGAAAAGAATCGTGCCCTTAATTGTCTCACAGTATCAAATCTTAAGCTTGATGAAGTGTTCACTGATGTTTTTGGCAAATCTTCCAGATCCATAACTGAATATATTCTTAAGCATCCCGGGGAATGTTTCGATGTTACTCCTTTTGTTGACAGGCGATGTAAGCATCCAATTGAGGAAATCCAGGCTGCCGTTGATGGCGCTATCTGTAAGGAGCAAGCAATCAAGCTTCGTCAATGTCTGGATCACATAGATGAGTTAGAGAAACACAAGAATGAAATAGAACGGGAAATCTTTCGTGTTTCTGATCCTTACAACGATGCTCTTGCCCTAATTCGTACAGTTCCGGGGTTGGATAAAAATCCATTCACGGCAATACAGATACTTTCAGAAATAGGTGGCGATATGTCTGTCTTCCCCACAGACAAGCACCTTGTTTCCTGGGCTGGATGCTGTCCACGCAATGACCAAAGCAATTTCAAAATCAAATCCACTAGGATTTCCCGTGCTGGTATTTATCTTAAACCTGTATTGGTGCAAGTTGCAAATGCTTTGATCAAATCCAAGAAGCATCCCGAAATTACAGAACGTTATCGCCGTATCAAATCACATCGTGGTCACAAGAAAGCCATCATTGCAATCTGTCGTATGCTCCTGACCGCTATCTGGCACATACTCACAGATCTTAAGCCCTATACTCCTGATGGTTATTTTATTCAGAAGTCCGTTGAAGAAAAGAAAACTCTTACAACTGCTCAGGCTCTTAATCTATTGAAGTCCAGAGGTTTTATCATCAAAGATGATCTTGCAGAAGTGACATCGTAG